In the Setaria italica strain Yugu1 chromosome VI, Setaria_italica_v2.0, whole genome shotgun sequence genome, one interval contains:
- the LOC101782600 gene encoding uncharacterized protein LOC101782600 isoform X2 → MEQEVRKSIVRISFDWKPKPEDKRFMVIAGIILSIEDDGSAVIAANSKFFGMKKRFVVNFPNATGYEQEQELDVRKPIKSAGGFYIFAAKPSENGYIKAVRFETQSVQVGDPVHSFVFPREGYITPTGYCRGSVIVLFHDCDMHEYAYLGSPLFNLSGDLVGITYLDQGHWQAWTVWELLDTFKKWKSTIVSKGIEEPAGAEPQVEE, encoded by the exons ATGGAGCAG GAGGTCCGTAAGTCAATTGTGCGTATATCTTTTGACTGGAAGCCGAAGCCGGAGGACAAGCGGTTTATGGTTATTGCTGGCATTATTCTTTCAATAGAAGATGATGGGTCTGCTGTCATAGCAGCGAATTCCAAATTTTTTGGGATGAAAAAAAGATTTGTAGTGAACTTCCCAAACGCTACAGGAtacgaacaagaacaagaacttgATGTTCGTAAGCCCATTAAATCTGCGGGAGGTTTCTATATATTTGCTGCTAAGCCAAGTGAAAATGGCTATATAAAAGCAGTCAGGTTTGAGACTCAGTCTGTTCAAGTTGGTGATCCTGTTCATTCATTTGTTTTCCCTAGAGAAGGGTATATTACACCAACCGGTTATTGCAGAGGTTCAGTAAT AGTTCTATTTCATGATTGCGATATGCATGAGTACGCTTACTTAGGATCACCATTGTTCAATTTGTCTGGTGATCTAGTGGGGATAACATATCTTGATCAGGGACACTGGCAAGCATGGACTGTTTGGGAGCTACTAGATACTTTTAAAAAATGGAAAAG TACCATTGTTTCCAAGGGAATTGAAGAACCTGCAGGGGCAGAACCTCAAGTGGAAGAATAA
- the LOC101782600 gene encoding uncharacterized protein LOC101782600 isoform X1 — MEQEVRKSIVRISFDWKPKPEDKRFMVIAGIILSIEDDGSAVIAANSKFFGMKKRFVVNFPNATGYEQEQELDVRKPIKSAGGFYIFAAKPSENGYIKAVRFETQSVQVGDPVHSFVFPREGYITPTGYCRGSVIDVCCRVLFHDCDMHEYAYLGSPLFNLSGDLVGITYLDQGHWQAWTVWELLDTFKKWKSTIVSKGIEEPAGAEPQVEE, encoded by the exons ATGGAGCAG GAGGTCCGTAAGTCAATTGTGCGTATATCTTTTGACTGGAAGCCGAAGCCGGAGGACAAGCGGTTTATGGTTATTGCTGGCATTATTCTTTCAATAGAAGATGATGGGTCTGCTGTCATAGCAGCGAATTCCAAATTTTTTGGGATGAAAAAAAGATTTGTAGTGAACTTCCCAAACGCTACAGGAtacgaacaagaacaagaacttgATGTTCGTAAGCCCATTAAATCTGCGGGAGGTTTCTATATATTTGCTGCTAAGCCAAGTGAAAATGGCTATATAAAAGCAGTCAGGTTTGAGACTCAGTCTGTTCAAGTTGGTGATCCTGTTCATTCATTTGTTTTCCCTAGAGAAGGGTATATTACACCAACCGGTTATTGCAGAGGTTCAGTAAT AGATGTTTGTTGCAGAGTTCTATTTCATGATTGCGATATGCATGAGTACGCTTACTTAGGATCACCATTGTTCAATTTGTCTGGTGATCTAGTGGGGATAACATATCTTGATCAGGGACACTGGCAAGCATGGACTGTTTGGGAGCTACTAGATACTTTTAAAAAATGGAAAAG TACCATTGTTTCCAAGGGAATTGAAGAACCTGCAGGGGCAGAACCTCAAGTGGAAGAATAA